The following are encoded in a window of Clostridium thermarum genomic DNA:
- a CDS encoding QueT transporter family protein — MKFTTRKLVSAAMVAAIYATLTMVLSFSGYGLIQYRIAEALTVLPAFSSIHIYSLFVGCMIANLLSPYGWLDIVVGSLASLLAAIATYYIGKSKLKYKKYLVPIPSVLFNALIVGGLLYYEGVAPTFLIGFLHVGWGQIVCAYILGILFYTLIEKKTILKRVFTGI; from the coding sequence ATGAAATTTACAACAAGAAAATTGGTTTCCGCAGCAATGGTTGCTGCAATTTACGCCACTCTGACAATGGTATTATCATTTTCAGGCTATGGGCTCATCCAATACAGAATAGCTGAGGCTCTCACTGTTCTGCCCGCATTTTCCTCAATCCATATTTATTCTCTTTTTGTTGGCTGCATGATTGCTAATTTATTAAGCCCCTACGGATGGCTTGATATAGTAGTGGGTTCACTGGCTTCATTGTTAGCTGCTATTGCCACATATTATATAGGTAAGAGCAAATTAAAGTATAAGAAATATCTTGTTCCAATTCCGTCAGTATTATTTAATGCATTAATTGTGGGTGGATTATTATACTATGAGGGAGTAGCACCTACATTTTTGATAGGTTTCCTACATGTTGGTTGGGGACAAATTGTTTGTGCTTACATTTTAGGAATATTATTTTATACTTTGATAGAGAAGAAAACTATACTTAAAAGAGTTTTTACTGGAATATAA
- a CDS encoding M16 family metallopeptidase, translating into MDYKIVDAKDIVLENGLRVVTIKKQTSIASIQCGVKIGALYESHEERGISHFIEHMLFKGTKNRDNESLNSALEFLGGEYNAYTDYTNTVYSVTVLAEETKNALSLLSDMLINSIFPEEEIAKEKDVIMAEYRSSSDDVEDYSYRMVNNYGFKNSPLKYDVIGTADSIAKFNREKAVNFYNKYYVPNNTVISVVSPMKHEEALEVIRKLFGAWQYKPVELIKPEHEKNIKIKKTTYKSNIEQCTITYLYTFYGLDKDKELALRILNHKFGESANSILFRELRENRGLAYDVYTHLDTNREIKTLYIYTAVKEASVKEALEVINSCIEQLKNGKILLDDEMLVLMKKVLKTAVASTLEDSTDLANYILHQCLDGENIYEFVEDMRKIQEIRKEDIYNVAREVFVDPAIHILKPKK; encoded by the coding sequence ATGGATTACAAAATTGTTGATGCAAAAGATATAGTTTTAGAAAATGGTTTAAGAGTGGTAACAATTAAAAAACAAACAAGTATAGCCTCGATACAATGTGGTGTAAAAATTGGAGCTCTTTATGAAAGCCATGAGGAAAGGGGGATTTCCCATTTTATTGAGCATATGCTTTTTAAAGGCACAAAAAATAGAGATAATGAAAGTCTAAACAGTGCCTTAGAGTTTCTTGGCGGTGAATATAATGCTTATACCGACTATACAAATACGGTATACAGTGTTACCGTTTTAGCAGAAGAAACGAAAAATGCCTTGAGTCTTTTGTCAGATATGCTTATTAATTCCATATTTCCTGAGGAGGAAATAGCTAAAGAAAAGGATGTTATCATGGCAGAATACAGGTCCAGTAGTGATGATGTTGAGGATTACAGCTATAGGATGGTAAACAACTATGGTTTTAAAAACAGTCCTTTAAAGTACGATGTAATAGGTACAGCTGACTCTATAGCTAAATTTAATAGAGAAAAGGCTGTGAATTTTTACAATAAGTACTATGTGCCTAATAACACAGTGATTTCAGTGGTGTCTCCAATGAAACATGAGGAGGCCTTAGAGGTAATAAGAAAGTTGTTTGGGGCTTGGCAGTACAAACCGGTGGAATTAATTAAGCCGGAACATGAAAAAAACATAAAGATAAAAAAGACTACCTATAAAAGTAATATAGAACAATGTACTATAACCTATCTCTATACCTTTTATGGGCTAGATAAGGACAAAGAGTTAGCATTGAGAATATTAAATCACAAATTTGGAGAAAGTGCCAACTCCATATTGTTCAGAGAATTGAGAGAAAACCGCGGCTTAGCCTATGATGTATATACCCATCTTGATACTAACAGAGAAATAAAGACCTTGTACATTTATACAGCAGTAAAGGAAGCTTCTGTAAAAGAAGCCCTTGAAGTAATAAATAGTTGTATAGAACAATTAAAAAATGGCAAGATTTTATTAGATGATGAAATGCTGGTATTGATGAAAAAGGTCCTAAAAACTGCAGTTGCTTCTACTCTAGAAGATTCTACGGACCTGGCAAATTACATTTTACACCAGTGCTTAGATGGAGAAAATATCTATGAATTTGTCGAAGATATGAGAAAGATACAAGAAATACGCAAGGAAGACATATATAATGTAGCAAGGGAAGTTTTTGTGGATCCGGCTATACATATATTGAAGCCGAAAAAATGA